Proteins encoded together in one Bacteroides ovatus window:
- a CDS encoding ATP-binding protein, whose product MDRILHDANNAQRILKLTADTMLLVDRHGVCVDIEPHCDLWFLQEDILLGKNIFELLPEYTRERVMPIFQIVLEEQRSISKNFKLVLNDEIFYFKCLMFPYDGMVLCQYRDITQRSNVKRRLEQANLTLRAIQKVAQIGQWAYNTNQNIFHYLGYTGVLCEESVQNLAIEKYVELIVEEDRQSFREWCRVNERELNMESISYRVRLNGEIFYMRIQTYLREERPDGSFNIEGYIQNITDIQHRRNDINTLTHAINNAKESIFAARPDGTIIFANRRFLHNHGIPESEDISQLKIYNVAADMPTQEAWDERCKDVIHGGSSNFVAHHPSKINKGILAYEGTMYNVTNDSGEESYWSFAHDISERIRYEAQIKRLNQIMDTTINNLPAGIVVKEINNDFRYIYRNREAYNRDLYKNDPVGKNDFDFYPPIVAEKKRQEDIQVATSGKGMHWTVEGKDRNGNLIILDKRKIRVDGDELSSPIIVSIEWDVTELEMMKRELLSSKEKAEMSDSLKSAFLANMSHEIRTPLNAIVGFSHLIAESDDAEERKTYYNIVNANNERLLQLINEILDLSKIESGTIEFSFGPASLHNLCREVYDAHIFRTPQGVSLVYESSDESLMIETDKNRVFQVISNLIGNAVKFTKEGSISYGYKLVDNQIVFHVTDTGTGIEPEKVGRVFERFAKLNNHAQGTGLGLSICKSIVERLGGKISVSSEFGKGTTFTFTLPYTVAESVSVDSEKKNDDETSGGMSSAVNTRHACILVAEDTDSNFDLLEAILGKEHRIIRAHDGMEVVTMFDEVKPDLILMDIKMPNLDGLEATKIIRELSATVPIIAQSAFAYEQDRKAAKEAGCNDFIAKPIADDKLKAMIHKWLSPP is encoded by the coding sequence ATGGACAGAATATTACATGATGCGAATAACGCACAAAGAATATTGAAACTGACGGCAGATACAATGCTATTGGTTGACAGGCATGGCGTCTGCGTAGACATTGAGCCTCATTGTGATCTATGGTTTCTGCAAGAGGATATACTTTTAGGAAAAAATATATTTGAGCTTTTACCGGAATATACAAGAGAGAGGGTGATGCCCATCTTTCAGATTGTGCTCGAAGAGCAGCGTAGCATCAGCAAGAACTTCAAGCTGGTGCTGAATGACGAAATTTTCTACTTCAAATGCCTCATGTTTCCGTATGATGGCATGGTGCTTTGCCAATATCGCGACATCACGCAAAGAAGCAATGTAAAAAGACGGTTGGAACAAGCAAATCTCACCCTGCGGGCCATCCAAAAGGTAGCCCAGATAGGACAATGGGCGTACAATACGAATCAGAATATTTTCCATTATTTGGGTTATACAGGCGTTTTGTGTGAGGAAAGTGTGCAGAATCTCGCCATTGAAAAATATGTGGAACTGATTGTAGAAGAAGACCGTCAGAGTTTCAGGGAATGGTGTCGGGTGAACGAAAGGGAGCTCAACATGGAGAGCATCAGCTATCGCGTCCGACTGAACGGGGAAATCTTCTATATGCGTATCCAGACTTATTTGCGTGAAGAGCGCCCCGACGGCAGTTTCAACATCGAGGGGTATATTCAGAATATTACGGACATACAGCATCGCAGAAATGACATCAATACGTTGACGCACGCTATCAACAACGCCAAAGAGAGTATCTTTGCCGCCAGACCCGATGGCACGATTATCTTCGCCAATCGTCGTTTCCTGCACAATCACGGTATTCCCGAAAGTGAGGATATCAGTCAGTTGAAAATCTACAATGTCGCCGCAGATATGCCTACGCAAGAGGCTTGGGACGAACGTTGTAAAGATGTCATACACGGTGGCAGCAGTAACTTTGTGGCTCATCATCCATCGAAAATCAATAAAGGTATATTGGCTTACGAAGGTACGATGTACAACGTCACCAATGACTCCGGAGAAGAAAGTTACTGGTCGTTTGCTCATGATATTTCCGAGAGGATTCGATACGAAGCCCAAATCAAACGGCTCAATCAAATCATGGATACGACAATCAATAATCTCCCCGCGGGGATTGTTGTGAAGGAGATCAACAATGATTTCCGGTACATTTATCGAAATCGGGAGGCTTATAACCGCGATCTTTACAAGAACGATCCTGTCGGTAAGAATGACTTCGATTTCTATCCGCCTATCGTGGCCGAGAAGAAGAGACAGGAGGATATTCAAGTGGCCACCAGTGGAAAAGGTATGCACTGGACGGTGGAAGGAAAGGATCGGAACGGAAACCTGATTATCCTTGACAAGCGGAAAATCCGGGTGGATGGGGACGAACTGTCTTCGCCTATCATCGTCAGCATCGAATGGGATGTCACGGAACTGGAAATGATGAAGCGGGAGCTACTGTCTTCGAAGGAAAAGGCGGAAATGTCTGATAGTTTGAAATCAGCTTTCCTTGCCAATATGAGTCATGAGATACGTACTCCGCTGAATGCTATTGTGGGGTTCTCGCATCTCATTGCCGAAAGTGATGATGCGGAAGAACGAAAGACGTACTACAACATCGTAAACGCGAACAACGAGCGTCTTTTGCAACTTATCAACGAGATTCTCGATCTCTCGAAGATTGAATCGGGAACTATCGAGTTTTCCTTCGGACCGGCTAGTCTCCATAATCTCTGCCGGGAAGTGTACGATGCTCATATATTCCGTACTCCGCAGGGAGTAAGCCTTGTCTATGAGTCTTCGGACGAGAGTCTGATGATTGAAACGGACAAGAATCGGGTATTCCAGGTGATTTCGAATCTGATTGGGAATGCTGTTAAGTTTACGAAAGAAGGAAGTATCAGTTATGGTTATAAGCTGGTGGATAACCAGATTGTTTTCCACGTAACGGATACCGGAACAGGAATTGAGCCGGAGAAAGTGGGTCGTGTGTTCGAACGTTTTGCCAAGCTGAACAATCATGCACAGGGCACTGGGTTGGGATTATCTATCTGTAAGTCTATCGTTGAACGGCTCGGGGGCAAGATTTCCGTCAGCTCCGAATTTGGTAAGGGAACGACGTTTACATTTACTTTGCCGTATACGGTTGCAGAATCCGTGAGTGTAGATTCGGAGAAAAAGAATGATGATGAGACAAGCGGAGGTATGAGCAGTGCTGTAAATACACGGCATGCTTGTATTTTGGTTGCCGAAGATACGGACAGTAACTTTGATTTATTGGAGGCTATCTTAGGTAAGGAGCACCGGATTATTCGTGCGCATGACGGAATGGAGGTTGTCACGATGTTCGATGAGGTGAAACCCGATCTTATCCTGATGGATATTAAAATGCCGAATTTGGATGGATTGGAGGCAACGAAAATCATTCGGGAGCTGTCTGCCACTGTTCCTATCATTGCTCAAAGTGCCTTTGCTTATGAGCAGGACCGGAAAGCGGCGAAGGAGGCCGGATGCAATGATTTTATAGCTAAACCGATAGCGGATGATAAGCTGAAAGCTATGATTCATAAATGGTTGTCGCCTCCGTAA
- a CDS encoding glycosyltransferase family 2 protein, which produces MNETMTLCLEIIFWLALFVVFYTYLGYGIVLYILVKLKELFVKPVKRSLPASDADLPEVTLFITAFNEEDVVDEKMENSLELDYPADKLHIVWVTDGSDDGTNERLQTRWQGKATVHFQPLRQGKTAAMTRGMTLVDTPLVVFTDANTIVNREAIREIVLAFQDPKVGCVAGEKRIAVQTKDGAAAGGEGIYWKYESTLKALDARLYSTVGAAGELFAVRNELFEAMEPDTLLDDFILSLRITMKGYTIAYCTNAYAIESGSADMREEEKRKVRIAAGGLQSIWRLRPLLNPFRYGILSFQYTSHRVLRWSITPFLLFALFPLNIAILLLGGSTIFYGVLLAMQVLFYGLGYWGYYLSTKQIKNKLLFIPYYFLFMNVNVLKGIRYLKKKKGSGAWEKAKRAEK; this is translated from the coding sequence ATGAACGAAACCATGACCCTTTGTCTTGAAATTATTTTCTGGCTTGCCCTGTTCGTTGTGTTCTACACCTATTTGGGCTATGGAATTGTGCTTTATATTCTTGTCAAGTTGAAAGAGCTTTTCGTGAAGCCTGTGAAACGTTCGTTGCCGGCATCGGACGCAGACCTGCCGGAAGTTACCCTCTTCATTACGGCATTCAACGAAGAAGATGTAGTGGACGAGAAGATGGAAAACAGTCTTGAGCTGGATTATCCTGCGGACAAGCTGCACATCGTATGGGTGACGGACGGAAGCGATGACGGTACGAACGAACGATTGCAGACGCGCTGGCAGGGGAAAGCGACCGTACATTTCCAACCGCTCCGGCAAGGTAAGACGGCTGCAATGACACGTGGAATGACGTTGGTGGACACTCCGCTCGTTGTTTTTACGGATGCCAACACGATAGTGAACCGGGAGGCAATACGGGAAATTGTGCTTGCTTTCCAGGATCCGAAAGTGGGCTGCGTGGCTGGTGAAAAACGGATTGCCGTGCAGACCAAAGACGGGGCGGCTGCCGGTGGTGAAGGTATTTACTGGAAATACGAATCAACCCTGAAAGCACTTGATGCACGGCTCTACTCGACCGTAGGAGCAGCAGGCGAACTGTTTGCCGTACGTAACGAGCTGTTCGAAGCGATGGAGCCGGATACGTTGCTCGACGATTTTATTCTTTCACTCCGGATCACAATGAAAGGTTACACCATCGCTTATTGTACGAATGCTTATGCCATCGAAAGTGGTTCGGCGGATATGCGCGAAGAAGAAAAGCGAAAAGTGCGCATCGCTGCGGGAGGATTGCAGTCTATCTGGCGGCTTCGTCCGTTGCTGAATCCCTTCCGATACGGGATACTTAGCTTTCAATATACGTCGCACCGGGTATTGCGATGGTCTATTACTCCGTTCCTGTTGTTTGCGCTCTTCCCGCTGAATATTGCGATTCTGCTGTTGGGTGGTTCCACGATATTTTACGGAGTGCTGCTTGCCATGCAGGTTCTTTTTTACGGATTGGGATATTGGGGATATTACCTGTCTACGAAACAGATAAAAAACAAGTTGCTCTTTATCCCCTACTACTTTTTATTTATGAATGTCAATGTGCTGAAAGGCATCCGCTATCTCAAGAAGAAAAAAGGAAGCGGAGCTTGGGAAAAGGCAAAGCGCGCTGAAAAGTAA